The genomic region ATCCGGTCATGTATACCGCCCCAAAACCGACGAGCTGCGCAATCTTGCCGTGATAAGCATTGAGACAAAAAGGGGCAACCACCATTTGACGGTCCATCATCTCTCTTAACTTTGCGGAATTATCCATCTTTCATTATCCTTCTTCTACTAAACTTAACCATTCCCCGAAAATTTCACGTTGAATTACCGGACGACAAATCCATTCCTTGTTACCGGCCGGTTTTCAAATCAACGGTAAATCATCAGCCGTTGCCCTGCCGCTTGTTACCGGCTCTCATCTAACGCCCGGATGAATTCCGGGGAGGTTATGACCGTCGCCTGCCCGAAGGCCGGGAATACCTTCTCCATCAATACCCGGTGTACCTCTTCATCCGGGTCAGCACAACAATCGGAGAGCACTATCTGTCTGTAGTCGATGTCAGCCGCCCAGCGTACCGTGGAGAGGATACAGCCGCCGGTCCTGATTCCCATCAGTACCAGTGTGTCAATACCCTGGGCTTTCAACCTGGCGTCAAGGTCTGTGGTTGAAAACGGCCCCACGCGGCTCTTGGTCAGCACTACTTCTCCGGGGTGAGGGGTTACCGCCTGGTGAATTTCAGTCTCCGGTGTTCTCTCTCCCCGCCGCACTTCCACATAGATGACGGGAATGCCAATCTGCCGGGCTTTATCGAGGACTTTATTAGCTCTGGACAGTAGTTCCTTCTGGAAATCATCAGAGAAATTGCTCAGCTGCCGGTACTGGTAGTCCATGATGAGCAGCGCTGTTTTACTGCGGTTAATTGCTAATTGTGTTGCCATAACCGTGACCCTCCTTCTCGTTTTTTGTCAGTGGCGAATGGCTAATTATTTGTCCCGGCCCCGGAAATGTCAAGCACTTCCGGGATTAACCTGTTTTCAGGTTAGTTTCATGCCCAGGTAGTTCTCATAATACCAGTCAGCTATCTCCCGTGCGGTGGCGAACCAGACATCACCGTAGCCCTTGATGTATTGCAGTGCCTTGTCCAGATAGCCAATCCGGAAAGGTTGTCCAATGAGAAAAGGGTGCAAGGCGATGCACATGATGCGGGACTGCCCGGCCCCATCCCGATACAGGGTATCAAACTGGTCTTTAATCATTTCCCCGAACTGCTGGTGGGTTACATTCCGGCGGAAGGCAGCCCGGTCATTAATGTCCTGGGCGTAAGGCATCGAGATGAGGCTCCCCTCCTTTACCTTCATCGGAAAAGGCTGGTCGTCACAGCACCAGTCGCAGAGATATTTTACGCCGTTCTCAGCCAGGATGTCAGGGGTATTGAAGGTCTCCTGCAGTGCCGGGCCCAGCCAGCCTACAGGACGCTGCTGTACCGCCCGGGTGATCGTGTCCAGGGTGGTGGCAATAACTTGCCTTTCTTCAGCTTCACTGAGACCACCCAGGGGGCGGGAATTGCTGGTGCCGTGTCCCAGAAACTCCCAGCCGCGCTTTTTACACTCCTCGATGACAACCGGATAGCGACTGCAGACATCCGAGTTGAGCAATACCGAGGCCTTGATATTGTGTTTGTCCAGCGTTTCCATGAGCCTCCAGATACCAACCCGGTTGCCGTAGTCCCGTACCGAGTAGTCCATGACATTGGGCGCGCCTGCCTGATAGGGTCTGTCACCGAAGTCGGTCGTACCAATATCAAAGTGCTCAATATTGACCCCCACCCAGACCGCCACCCGTGCCCGGTCAGGCAACTTGAAGGGTTCTCTCCTGATGAGGGGGGAATAGTCATAGCGAAGGTTCTCCATCTTTATCCTCCTCTCCGGTAGTGACTGGTCAACAAATGCGGGTGGTGAGCGCCAGCCTGTAGATTGCAGGGTCAGGCAGGCGGACTCTACCCTGCTTTATCTCTGATATTAATGGTTATGGAGAAGGACGTTGTACCGCTTCCCTGAAGCGGGGGATAGCTCTGGCGGTGTTCAGAAACGGATAGGGCGGCCTCTCCGCCAGTGGCGGGACTTTCAGGCAGACGAAGGTGGGCCCGGCCTGATTCAGTACGGTTTCAATGTTATCTTCCAGACTAGCCAGATCGTCGAATTCGTGTACGCTGTTATACCCCGCCTCCCGCGCCAGTCCTATGAAACTGAATTTGCCGGCGCCGGGGATAGTCTGACCTCCGG from Dehalococcoidales bacterium harbors:
- a CDS encoding cysteine hydrolase; the encoded protein is MATQLAINRSKTALLIMDYQYRQLSNFSDDFQKELLSRANKVLDKARQIGIPVIYVEVRRGERTPETEIHQAVTPHPGEVVLTKSRVGPFSTTDLDARLKAQGIDTLVLMGIRTGGCILSTVRWAADIDYRQIVLSDCCADPDEEVHRVLMEKVFPAFGQATVITSPEFIRALDESR
- a CDS encoding polysaccharide deacetylase family protein → MENLRYDYSPLIRREPFKLPDRARVAVWVGVNIEHFDIGTTDFGDRPYQAGAPNVMDYSVRDYGNRVGIWRLMETLDKHNIKASVLLNSDVCSRYPVVIEECKKRGWEFLGHGTSNSRPLGGLSEAEERQVIATTLDTITRAVQQRPVGWLGPALQETFNTPDILAENGVKYLCDWCCDDQPFPMKVKEGSLISMPYAQDINDRAAFRRNVTHQQFGEMIKDQFDTLYRDGAGQSRIMCIALHPFLIGQPFRIGYLDKALQYIKGYGDVWFATAREIADWYYENYLGMKLT